In one Elusimicrobiota bacterium genomic region, the following are encoded:
- the cobU gene encoding bifunctional adenosylcobinamide kinase/adenosylcobinamide-phosphate guanylyltransferase: MILITGGVKSGKSTLALELALKIPKPRVFVATSVPFDSEMRSKIKRHRTERGNGFILHEEPTEISALIEKAKANVVLIDCVTTWVGNLMHYGKNTNLYFANLLDSLKGNEILVTNEVGHGIIPENPLARDYLNLLGNINKSLAKRADEVYLMVSGIKVKIK, translated from the coding sequence ATGATACTCATAACAGGCGGCGTAAAATCGGGAAAAAGCACATTAGCCTTGGAACTTGCCCTAAAAATCCCCAAACCGAGGGTTTTTGTGGCAACCTCCGTGCCGTTTGACAGTGAAATGCGCTCAAAGATCAAGCGCCATAGAACGGAACGCGGAAACGGGTTTATCCTGCATGAGGAGCCGACGGAAATATCTGCCCTCATCGAAAAAGCAAAGGCAAATGTCGTTTTAATTGACTGTGTAACTACTTGGGTTGGCAATCTCATGCATTATGGGAAAAATACAAATTTATATTTCGCTAATCTTCTTGATTCCTTAAAAGGGAATGAGATTCTAGTTACTAATGAAGTCGGCCACGGGATTATACCCGAAAATCCTCTAGCAAGGGATTATCTTAACCTGCTCGGCAATATAAACAAGTCTTTAGCCAAACGTGCTGATGAAGTTTATCTTATGGTATCAGGTATAAAGGTAAAG